A genomic region of Tsukamurella pulmonis contains the following coding sequences:
- a CDS encoding alpha/beta fold hydrolase translates to MTEHLSIPTAAGSFDAIAAGPHDGRPVLLLHGFPEAAIEWRHQVAVLGERGFRAVAPDQRGYSPDVRPERPAEYGITALVDDVIAVADALGWPRFDLVGHDWGGAVAWWTASEHPDRLRSLTVVSTPHPAALATAMKTDEDQANRSRYMTEWRNTPATEKAMLADDARALRQIFGRDVPRDAVDEYVQRLQEPGALTAALNWYRSGRPPSAIGPIETSVLYVWSTDDAAFGDVAAFGTREQCTGPYRFEMLEDVSHWAPEQAPEAITTLILEHLDAT, encoded by the coding sequence GTGACCGAACATCTGAGCATCCCCACCGCCGCGGGTTCCTTCGACGCCATCGCCGCCGGGCCGCACGACGGTCGCCCGGTGCTGCTCCTGCACGGCTTCCCCGAGGCCGCGATCGAGTGGCGACATCAGGTCGCGGTGCTGGGGGAGCGCGGATTCCGCGCCGTCGCACCCGATCAGCGCGGCTACTCGCCCGACGTGCGGCCCGAGCGCCCCGCGGAGTACGGCATCACCGCGCTCGTCGACGACGTGATCGCCGTCGCGGACGCCCTCGGCTGGCCCCGCTTCGACCTCGTGGGGCACGACTGGGGCGGCGCCGTCGCCTGGTGGACGGCGTCCGAGCACCCGGACCGGCTGCGCTCGCTCACCGTCGTCTCCACGCCGCACCCCGCCGCCCTGGCGACGGCCATGAAGACCGACGAGGACCAGGCGAACCGGTCGCGCTACATGACCGAGTGGCGCAACACGCCCGCGACGGAGAAGGCGATGCTCGCCGACGACGCCCGCGCGCTGCGGCAGATCTTCGGGCGCGACGTGCCGCGGGACGCCGTCGACGAGTACGTCCAGCGACTCCAGGAGCCGGGCGCGTTGACGGCCGCCCTGAACTGGTACCGGTCGGGCCGGCCGCCGTCGGCGATCGGCCCGATCGAGACGTCCGTGCTGTACGTCTGGAGCACCGACGACGCGGCCTTCGGTGATGTCGCCGCCTTCGGCACCCGGGAGCAGTGCACCGGGCCGTACCGCTTCGAGATGCTCGAGGACGTCTCGCATTGGGCACCCGAGCAGGCGCCCGAGGCGATCACCACGCTGATCCTCGAGCACCTCGACGCGACCTGA
- a CDS encoding maleylpyruvate isomerase N-terminal domain-containing protein has product MTELSSLSPAERHRAVAATFADAAAAVTDWDAQTPVPEWKSRDVVGHLVEWLPGFLAMNDVELPGAPSDAAEPAAAFGQLSQAVQALLDAPDASRVLHTQMFGDKPLDALVDQFYTADVFMHTWDLARSNGITAHLDPGFAKMLHRGLESMGPMLQESGQFGAPIPVPAGTDEVTSLMAFIGRDPSFGK; this is encoded by the coding sequence ATGACCGAACTCAGCTCCCTGTCCCCCGCCGAGCGCCATCGCGCGGTGGCCGCCACGTTCGCCGACGCCGCCGCCGCGGTCACCGATTGGGACGCACAGACGCCCGTCCCGGAGTGGAAGTCCCGGGACGTCGTGGGCCACCTCGTCGAGTGGCTGCCCGGGTTCCTCGCGATGAACGACGTGGAACTGCCCGGCGCGCCGTCGGACGCGGCGGAGCCCGCCGCCGCCTTCGGGCAGCTCAGCCAGGCGGTGCAGGCACTGCTCGATGCGCCGGACGCGTCCCGGGTGCTGCACACGCAGATGTTCGGGGACAAGCCGCTGGACGCGCTGGTCGACCAGTTCTACACGGCGGACGTCTTCATGCACACGTGGGATCTGGCGCGCTCGAACGGCATCACCGCGCATCTCGACCCGGGTTTCGCGAAGATGCTGCACCGCGGCCTGGAGTCGATGGGGCCGATGCTGCAGGAGTCGGGCCAGTTCGGCGCCCCGATCCCGGTGCCCGCCGGGACCGACGAGGTGACCTCGCTGATGGCCTTCATCGGCCGGGATCCGTCGTTCGGCAAGTGA
- a CDS encoding phosphotransferase: MLTAPARPTASEVLAAVRAAWALDATDAIHLPLGFGAHHWRIDGADGPVGFATVDLDTEIRPLPVTAQAYRAAARLHDDGVPGVVAPMPSLDARYMVPLGDDGLSVTPWLAGITPSEETAAAHAGRTVELLRGLHAARPPADLPRWSTSVPPDLVARVRRTTAARWSTGPYGERARGAIAGRADAIEGWAARHAELVARAERSEGRVPTHGEPHHANQMLVDHDLVLVDWESLRLAPPERDLLDVPVALRAEFAARDWAIELFELEWRLTEIAEYLDWFRRPHTGGTDDATAYAGLLEELDGDLGA; encoded by the coding sequence GTGCTGACGGCGCCGGCGCGGCCCACCGCCTCCGAGGTGCTCGCCGCGGTGCGGGCGGCCTGGGCGCTCGACGCGACCGACGCGATCCACCTGCCGCTGGGGTTCGGCGCACACCACTGGCGGATCGACGGTGCCGACGGGCCGGTGGGGTTCGCCACCGTCGACCTCGATACCGAGATCCGGCCCCTGCCCGTCACCGCGCAGGCCTACCGGGCCGCCGCGCGGCTCCACGACGACGGGGTGCCCGGCGTGGTGGCGCCGATGCCGTCGCTCGACGCCCGGTACATGGTGCCGCTCGGCGACGACGGGCTCAGCGTCACGCCGTGGCTCGCGGGAATCACCCCGTCGGAGGAGACAGCGGCCGCGCACGCCGGGCGGACCGTCGAACTGCTGCGCGGGCTGCACGCGGCACGGCCGCCCGCGGACCTGCCGCGCTGGTCGACGAGTGTGCCGCCCGATCTCGTCGCCCGGGTGCGGCGGACGACCGCGGCGCGGTGGTCGACGGGTCCCTACGGGGAGCGCGCACGCGGCGCGATCGCCGGCCGGGCCGACGCGATCGAGGGCTGGGCCGCGCGGCACGCGGAGCTCGTCGCCCGCGCGGAGCGCTCGGAGGGCCGGGTGCCGACGCACGGCGAACCGCATCACGCCAACCAGATGCTCGTCGACCACGATCTGGTGCTGGTCGACTGGGAGTCACTGCGCCTGGCCCCGCCCGAGCGGGACCTGCTCGACGTGCCGGTCGCCCTCCGCGCGGAGTTCGCCGCGCGCGACTGGGCGATCGAGCTGTTCGAGCTCGAATGGCGGCTGACCGAGATCGCCGAGTACCTCGACTGGTTCCGGCGGCCGCACACCGGCGGCACCGACGACGCCACCGCCTATGCGGGGCTCCTCGAGGAACTCGACGGCGATCTCGGCGCGTGA
- a CDS encoding nitroreductase family deazaflavin-dependent oxidoreductase — protein MSLSDKAAEIGAWALENGHRALLALTGGRFPRRVLGMQTLELHTIGRKSGQRRSTMLTAPIYGPDRIVVIASKGGHSEHPDWYKNLAANPEVEVTVDEVTGPWTAVAATADEKARLWPQITKVYSGYEGYQKRTDRDIPVVILTPR, from the coding sequence ATGAGTCTTTCCGACAAGGCGGCCGAGATCGGTGCGTGGGCCCTGGAGAACGGGCACCGCGCCCTCCTGGCCCTGACCGGCGGGCGCTTCCCCCGGCGCGTGCTCGGCATGCAGACCCTCGAACTCCACACGATCGGACGCAAGTCCGGCCAGCGGCGTTCCACGATGCTGACCGCGCCGATCTACGGCCCGGACCGCATCGTCGTGATCGCGTCCAAGGGAGGGCACTCGGAGCATCCGGACTGGTACAAGAACCTCGCCGCGAACCCCGAGGTGGAGGTCACCGTCGACGAGGTGACCGGCCCGTGGACCGCCGTTGCCGCCACCGCCGACGAGAAGGCGCGGCTGTGGCCGCAGATCACGAAGGTCTACAGCGGCTACGAGGGCTACCAGAAGCGGACCGACCGCGACATCCCCGTGGTCATCCTCACGCCGCGCTGA
- a CDS encoding DJ-1/PfpI family protein — MTPRAVQIVLFDGFELLDVFGPVELFGLIPEHFAVTFLAPDAAPVRSSQGVTVNADHTYATAPEPDIILVPGGVATREVIRDEAFLSWLRAHGAAARLVTSVCTGSALLAAAGMLEGYRATSNKMAFRWAETFGESVDWVAHVRWVEDRDRWTSSGVAAGMDMTVALIRALYGDDVAAAAADTAELDYRTDSTEDPFAALHGL, encoded by the coding sequence ATGACCCCGCGCGCCGTGCAGATCGTCCTCTTCGACGGCTTCGAACTCCTCGACGTCTTCGGCCCTGTCGAGCTGTTCGGCCTGATCCCGGAGCACTTCGCCGTCACGTTCCTCGCTCCCGATGCGGCGCCGGTGCGCAGCTCGCAGGGCGTCACCGTCAACGCCGACCACACCTACGCCACCGCGCCGGAACCGGACATCATCCTGGTGCCGGGCGGCGTCGCCACCCGCGAGGTGATCCGCGACGAGGCCTTCCTGTCCTGGTTGCGCGCGCACGGGGCCGCGGCACGCCTGGTGACGTCCGTGTGCACCGGATCGGCGCTCCTGGCAGCGGCGGGCATGCTCGAGGGGTACCGCGCCACGTCGAACAAGATGGCCTTCCGCTGGGCGGAGACGTTCGGCGAGTCCGTCGACTGGGTGGCCCACGTACGCTGGGTGGAGGACCGCGATCGCTGGACCTCGTCGGGCGTGGCCGCCGGCATGGACATGACCGTCGCGCTGATCCGCGCTCTCTACGGCGACGACGTGGCCGCCGCCGCCGCGGACACGGCCGAGCTCGACTACCGGACCGATTCGACCGAGGATCCGTTCGCCGCACTGCACGGACTATGA
- a CDS encoding NAD(P)H-dependent oxidoreductase, whose amino-acid sequence MDHERGHALWVYAHPRAESLNAQLRDAGAARLRADGWTVDVADLYAEGFDPILVEEGGADVRAEQRRLLAADLVVLQFPLWWYGPPAMLKGWIDRVFERGFAYDVADPATGRNRKYGDGGLAGRRALAVVTAGDRADSISPRGISGDVEDLFWPLLHGTFWYTGMEALAPHLITGVHGIDDAGIARLARDLGARLGAIAAEEPIPYLPMTDEFYDHSIALHPHVSSGLTGGAAHRRPS is encoded by the coding sequence ATGGACCACGAACGAGGGCACGCGCTCTGGGTGTACGCGCACCCGAGGGCGGAATCGCTGAACGCGCAGCTGCGGGACGCCGGGGCCGCCCGACTGCGCGCCGACGGCTGGACCGTCGACGTCGCCGACCTCTACGCCGAGGGCTTCGATCCGATCCTGGTCGAGGAGGGCGGCGCCGACGTCCGCGCCGAACAGCGGCGGCTGCTCGCCGCCGATCTCGTGGTTCTGCAGTTCCCGCTGTGGTGGTACGGGCCGCCCGCGATGCTCAAGGGTTGGATCGACCGCGTCTTCGAGCGGGGCTTCGCCTACGACGTGGCCGATCCCGCCACGGGCCGCAACCGCAAGTACGGGGACGGGGGCCTCGCCGGCCGCCGGGCGTTGGCCGTGGTCACTGCGGGCGATCGCGCCGACTCGATCTCGCCGCGGGGGATCAGCGGCGACGTCGAGGACCTGTTCTGGCCCCTGCTGCACGGCACGTTCTGGTACACCGGCATGGAAGCGCTTGCGCCGCATCTGATCACCGGCGTCCACGGCATCGACGACGCCGGGATCGCCCGCCTCGCGCGCGACCTCGGCGCCCGGCTGGGCGCGATCGCCGCGGAAGAGCCGATCCCGTACCTCCCCATGACCGACGAGTTCTACGACCACTCGATCGCGCTGCATCCGCACGTCTCCTCGGGGCTCACGGGAGGGGCGGCGCACCGTCGGCCGTCATAG
- a CDS encoding group I intron-associated PD-(D/E)XK endonuclease, giving the protein MRDRTYTDAQLIAAITGSASWRGVMRELGLRATSSGAIRSVRARADVLGIDYSHFGRLRWWSDDDVRAAVDGVTSWAEAAARLGVRDDPSALGAVRRDARRLGVGVLRVDSVGAAPGDGATFAPHALARAGSMLAASWFTLRGHEVSWPLEPCRYDLVVNTGVELIRVQVKTTISRSANSWKVYLSTSRQGRTTYEEDEIDQFFIIDGDLTCYRIPLAAVKGLSAVHLSAYGRFRVEGFGNPRRTNEPSDR; this is encoded by the coding sequence ATGCGGGACCGGACGTACACCGATGCACAGTTGATCGCGGCGATCACAGGGTCTGCGTCATGGCGAGGAGTGATGCGCGAACTCGGGCTCCGGGCCACATCGAGCGGCGCCATTCGCTCGGTGCGTGCTCGGGCAGACGTCCTCGGCATTGACTACTCGCATTTCGGGCGACTTCGATGGTGGTCTGACGATGATGTTCGGGCCGCGGTCGACGGTGTGACGAGCTGGGCGGAGGCCGCCGCCCGGTTGGGTGTGCGTGACGACCCGTCCGCTCTCGGGGCAGTTCGGCGTGACGCACGTCGATTGGGCGTGGGAGTACTGCGTGTCGACAGTGTCGGCGCCGCTCCGGGGGACGGCGCAACCTTCGCTCCCCACGCACTCGCGCGCGCCGGATCGATGCTCGCCGCCAGTTGGTTCACTCTGCGCGGCCACGAAGTGTCCTGGCCACTCGAACCGTGTCGCTATGACCTCGTGGTGAACACCGGAGTGGAGTTGATTCGGGTTCAGGTGAAGACGACGATCTCGCGTAGCGCCAACAGCTGGAAGGTCTATCTGTCGACGTCACGTCAGGGCAGAACCACGTACGAAGAGGACGAGATCGACCAGTTCTTCATCATTGACGGTGATCTGACGTGCTATCGCATCCCCCTCGCTGCGGTGAAGGGACTCTCCGCTGTTCATTTGTCGGCCTATGGGCGGTTTCGTGTGGAGGGTTTCGGGAACCCGCGACGCACCAACGAGCCGAGCGATCGATGA
- a CDS encoding DUF4411 family protein has translation MTLYSFDTSAILNGRRDLFRPAVFVGLWTRIEDEIARGDIRAVDEVQRELSKRDDDAKQWADQQPDLFCPLSQQIQDGARQVLSLYPNLVRQGGKRSGADPFVIALALVTKGTVVSEETASGNLTKPRIPDVCSDLRVPCVTLMGYIEAQGWEFH, from the coding sequence GTGACGCTGTACTCGTTCGACACGAGCGCGATCCTCAACGGACGCCGTGACCTGTTTCGCCCCGCCGTGTTCGTCGGCTTGTGGACGCGCATCGAGGACGAGATCGCACGCGGTGACATCCGCGCCGTCGATGAGGTACAGCGCGAGCTATCGAAGCGTGACGACGACGCGAAGCAGTGGGCCGATCAGCAACCTGATCTGTTCTGCCCTCTGTCGCAACAGATCCAGGACGGCGCGCGGCAGGTTCTCAGCCTCTACCCGAACCTCGTCCGGCAGGGCGGCAAACGGAGCGGGGCCGATCCGTTCGTGATCGCGCTCGCGCTGGTCACCAAGGGCACTGTGGTCAGTGAGGAGACGGCCTCCGGAAACTTGACGAAGCCCCGTATCCCGGACGTATGCAGCGATCTCCGAGTGCCGTGCGTGACCCTCATGGGCTACATCGAGGCCCAGGGCTGGGAGTTCCACTAG
- a CDS encoding terminase large subunit domain-containing protein codes for MSDRKDPTRTLIAARALRTARRRVPAPGPAQLARRLDPSYRIVPATALLSDLAVRSIREEDRRDIVSTPPRAGKSRLLSVWTVVWALHSDPDREVLLTSYSDELAQSHSREVRALIQEHGAELGISIASDKSSVGRWRIEGRRGGLLAGGIQSGATGFGAHVLIIDDPIKDAAEADSAAHRKRVLNEFRSTYSTRVYPGGSILLVGTRWHEADLIGSLLADEPELWTRTNVPAVSEVGVPDALGREPGQAMTSALGFTAEHFASARRTAGERAWWSLYEGEPSSPEGGLVQRSWLDDWRMATAPANPVRAIVAVDPSDSGRGDSAGIVAASTTADGVVALIADRSAPMTSDAWARTALELAIEVGASEIAVEAFTARATYERILAEAVERHRRAHPDTHHIRVTMWPEKGRGAMGDALARSGAMLQGLETGTCRVAGHLPKFEEQALRWQRGQHQPDSLAAAVIAFDLLGAKTAGLILGVPGDRDARKAYFSRRIG; via the coding sequence ATGAGCGATCGCAAAGACCCGACGCGGACGTTGATCGCCGCCCGCGCGCTGCGCACCGCGCGCCGCCGTGTGCCCGCGCCGGGTCCGGCGCAGCTCGCACGCCGCCTCGATCCCAGCTATCGGATCGTGCCCGCCACCGCCCTGCTGTCAGACCTCGCCGTTCGATCCATCCGCGAGGAGGATCGCCGCGACATCGTGAGCACACCACCCCGCGCTGGCAAGTCGCGGTTGCTCTCGGTCTGGACGGTGGTCTGGGCGCTGCACTCGGACCCTGACCGCGAGGTGCTGCTAACCAGCTACAGCGACGAGTTGGCACAGTCCCACAGTCGCGAGGTGCGCGCCTTGATCCAGGAGCACGGCGCGGAGCTGGGCATCTCGATCGCCAGCGACAAGTCGAGCGTCGGCCGATGGCGGATCGAGGGGCGGCGCGGTGGACTACTCGCTGGCGGCATCCAGTCCGGCGCGACCGGATTCGGTGCACATGTACTGATCATCGACGACCCGATCAAAGACGCCGCCGAGGCTGATTCCGCCGCGCACCGCAAGCGGGTGCTGAACGAGTTCCGTTCGACCTACTCGACCCGCGTGTACCCCGGCGGGAGCATCTTGCTGGTCGGCACCAGGTGGCATGAAGCCGACCTGATCGGCTCGCTGCTGGCCGACGAGCCCGAGCTGTGGACACGTACGAACGTGCCCGCCGTGTCCGAGGTCGGAGTGCCCGACGCACTCGGCCGCGAGCCCGGCCAGGCCATGACCTCCGCTCTGGGATTCACCGCCGAGCACTTCGCCAGCGCGCGGCGTACTGCAGGCGAGCGCGCGTGGTGGTCACTGTATGAGGGCGAGCCCAGCTCGCCCGAGGGCGGCCTGGTGCAGCGCTCGTGGCTGGACGACTGGCGCATGGCCACGGCTCCCGCGAATCCCGTCCGCGCGATCGTCGCCGTCGACCCATCCGACAGCGGCCGCGGCGACTCGGCGGGCATCGTGGCGGCGAGCACGACAGCCGACGGCGTCGTGGCGCTGATCGCCGACCGCAGCGCACCGATGACCAGCGACGCATGGGCTCGCACCGCACTGGAGCTGGCCATCGAGGTCGGCGCGTCCGAGATCGCGGTCGAGGCGTTCACCGCCCGCGCGACCTACGAGCGCATCCTGGCGGAAGCCGTCGAACGGCACCGTCGGGCGCACCCTGATACGCACCACATCCGGGTCACGATGTGGCCCGAGAAGGGCCGCGGTGCGATGGGCGACGCGCTGGCGCGCAGCGGCGCGATGCTGCAAGGCCTGGAGACGGGCACGTGCCGGGTCGCCGGTCATCTCCCGAAGTTCGAAGAACAGGCACTCCGGTGGCAGCGCGGGCAGCACCAACCGGACAGCTTGGCCGCCGCCGTGATCGCGTTCGACCTGCTCGGCGCGAAGACCGCGGGACTGATCCTCGGCGTGCCCGGCGACCGAGACGCCAGGAAGGCGTACTTCAGCCGTCGGATCGGCTGA
- a CDS encoding helix-turn-helix domain-containing protein — translation MDFVTLIGDIGFMTTTQTNPSTTSDIDELRSRAAISIPRAGEILGISRANAYSLADRGELPSIALGGRRLVPTAALRAMLGVEA, via the coding sequence ATGGACTTTGTCACGCTGATCGGCGATATTGGATTCATGACCACCACACAGACCAACCCATCCACGACCTCCGACATCGACGAATTGCGCTCTCGCGCAGCAATCTCCATCCCTCGCGCTGGCGAGATCCTCGGCATTTCTAGGGCCAACGCGTACTCGCTCGCAGACCGCGGCGAGTTGCCGAGCATCGCGCTCGGTGGGCGTCGCCTGGTCCCGACCGCGGCGCTCAGGGCAATGCTCGGCGTAGAGGCATAG
- a CDS encoding tyrosine-type recombinase/integrase yields MPENTTTEPTKRTRRAEPITKRTAKNGTVSYEFRLDVGLRPDGTRDRQRFTFPTKKLAVIEFRRISAEVAAGRFSRQTTLTVNEAIDQWLAGRRGVRAVTLRGYADSLKAAQRYLGTKKLAALTKADGDALVTWMLTEGRTSPRHYRADSFAGRVTALVSEHPEGITLTEIKAAFPGEDASTTLAGLVRSGRVTRPSRGVYAPAPAAQQQVGGLKPVSVRATLKALTSVAQSYVDQGALPRNVIALVERPRDEYDDHAAADTDSRTHIAWSPAEVEVFRASVAADRLYPLWLLSMYGLRRSEIMGMRWDAIDLDEGTLSVVRGRVAVGAEVIEGRTKSPKRSDRTLPLPDELTEALRAFRTVRKREALALGVPWDERGLLAVREDGEPIAPDWFSREFDRLRAATGQRRITLKGLRASSESAMLARDVPLHVSAAWHGHSEAVALAHYARAQEDDLRRASTVLFG; encoded by the coding sequence ATGCCCGAGAACACCACCACCGAGCCCACCAAGCGCACCCGCCGCGCCGAGCCGATCACGAAGCGCACCGCGAAGAACGGCACGGTCAGTTACGAGTTCCGCCTGGATGTAGGCCTGCGCCCCGACGGCACCCGAGATCGTCAGCGGTTCACCTTCCCCACCAAGAAGCTGGCCGTGATCGAGTTCCGCAGGATCAGCGCCGAGGTCGCGGCCGGACGGTTCAGCCGCCAGACGACGCTCACGGTGAACGAAGCGATCGACCAGTGGCTCGCCGGGCGGCGCGGAGTGCGCGCCGTGACGTTGCGCGGGTACGCCGACTCGCTGAAGGCGGCGCAGCGGTACCTCGGGACCAAGAAGCTCGCGGCACTCACCAAGGCCGACGGCGACGCGCTGGTCACCTGGATGCTCACTGAAGGCCGCACCTCGCCGCGCCACTACCGCGCCGATTCGTTCGCGGGCCGCGTCACCGCGCTGGTCTCCGAGCATCCCGAGGGCATCACCCTGACTGAGATCAAGGCGGCGTTCCCTGGGGAGGACGCGAGCACCACGCTTGCCGGTCTGGTCCGTTCCGGCCGCGTGACCCGGCCGTCGCGCGGTGTCTACGCACCCGCACCCGCCGCACAGCAACAGGTCGGCGGGCTGAAGCCGGTGAGCGTCCGGGCGACTCTGAAGGCGCTGACTTCGGTGGCGCAGAGCTACGTCGACCAGGGCGCGCTCCCCCGCAACGTCATCGCCCTGGTCGAGCGCCCGCGCGACGAGTACGACGATCACGCCGCCGCCGACACCGACTCACGTACGCACATCGCCTGGTCCCCCGCCGAGGTCGAGGTCTTCCGCGCCTCCGTCGCCGCCGACCGGCTCTACCCGTTGTGGTTGCTCTCGATGTACGGACTGCGCCGCAGCGAGATCATGGGCATGAGGTGGGATGCGATCGACCTGGACGAGGGCACGCTGTCGGTCGTGCGCGGCCGGGTCGCGGTCGGTGCGGAGGTGATCGAGGGCCGTACCAAGTCGCCGAAGCGATCGGATCGGACCCTGCCGCTGCCGGACGAACTGACCGAGGCGCTGCGGGCCTTCAGGACCGTCCGCAAGCGCGAGGCGCTGGCGCTCGGCGTCCCGTGGGATGAGCGCGGCCTGCTGGCGGTGCGAGAGGACGGCGAGCCCATCGCGCCGGATTGGTTCAGCCGCGAGTTTGACCGGCTGCGGGCCGCGACCGGCCAGCGGCGAATCACCCTGAAGGGCCTGCGCGCCTCGTCCGAGTCCGCGATGCTCGCGCGCGACGTCCCGCTGCACGTATCCGCGGCCTGGCACGGTCACTCCGAGGCGGTGGCGTTGGCGCACTACGCGCGCGCCCAGGAGGACGATCTGCGCCGCGCATCCACCGTGCTGTTCGGGTAG
- a CDS encoding PQQ-dependent sugar dehydrogenase, whose product MRTPLRNRGVAIAVLAALTVGGCGGGAPSQAPTPSASADPAPQDTIAAGLDAPWSIAFADGTPLVSERDRGRIVEIVDGRPREVGRIDGVAARGEGGLLGIAVRDDELFAYFTTATDNRIVRMPLQGTAGARTLGPARPILTGLPAASIHNGGRIAFGPDGMLYATVGDAGSPDDAQDPRALGGKILRMTPDGARPADNPFPDSLVYSLGHRNAQGLAWAPDGTLYASEFGQNTWDELNLIRPGANYGWPEVEGIGRREGFADPLQQWSTSSASPSGIAVVGTDLLIANLRGERLRTVPLGAPATATERYRGTHGRLRDVVRAPDGSAWALTNNTDGRGEPRPGDDRIVRVNAR is encoded by the coding sequence ATGCGCACCCCGCTGAGGAACCGAGGCGTCGCGATCGCCGTGCTCGCGGCGCTGACGGTGGGGGGATGCGGCGGCGGGGCACCGTCGCAGGCGCCCACCCCGAGCGCGAGCGCCGACCCCGCCCCGCAGGACACCATCGCGGCGGGGCTCGATGCGCCCTGGTCGATCGCGTTCGCCGACGGAACCCCTCTGGTCAGCGAGCGCGACCGCGGCCGCATCGTGGAGATCGTCGACGGGAGGCCCCGCGAGGTCGGGCGGATCGACGGCGTGGCCGCCCGCGGCGAGGGCGGCCTGCTCGGGATCGCGGTCCGCGACGACGAGCTGTTCGCCTACTTCACCACCGCGACCGACAACCGGATCGTGCGGATGCCGCTGCAGGGCACCGCCGGTGCACGCACCCTCGGCCCCGCCCGCCCGATTCTCACGGGCCTGCCCGCGGCGTCGATCCACAACGGCGGCCGCATCGCCTTCGGGCCCGACGGGATGCTCTACGCCACCGTCGGGGACGCCGGGAGCCCCGACGACGCCCAGGACCCGCGCGCCCTGGGCGGCAAGATCCTGCGCATGACGCCCGACGGGGCCCGGCCCGCGGACAACCCCTTCCCGGATTCGCTCGTCTACAGCCTCGGCCACCGCAACGCGCAGGGCCTGGCGTGGGCGCCGGACGGCACCCTCTACGCCAGCGAGTTCGGCCAGAACACCTGGGACGAGCTCAATCTCATCCGGCCGGGCGCGAATTACGGGTGGCCCGAGGTGGAGGGCATCGGACGACGTGAGGGCTTCGCGGACCCGCTGCAGCAGTGGTCCACCTCGTCCGCGAGCCCCAGCGGCATCGCGGTCGTCGGCACCGACCTGCTGATCGCGAACCTGCGCGGCGAGCGGCTGCGCACGGTCCCGCTGGGGGCCCCGGCCACCGCCACGGAGCGCTACCGCGGGACCCACGGCCGGCTCCGCGACGTCGTACGCGCGCCCGACGGCTCCGCCTGGGCCCTCACCAACAACACCGACGGCCGCGGCGAGCCCCGCCCCGGGGACGACCGGATCGTGCGGGTCAACGCACGTTGA
- a CDS encoding tyrosine-protein phosphatase — protein MHNFRDVAGMDGYTAEGGRMRRGLLFRSSVLDADSIDPDRLAQAGLADVFDLRMTVEVTPKPDVVPDGARYVRLNVIGDDVELGALDPKSLTDAAHAKELLTDVYRMFVTEENARAQFSSLVRAVADEDRAQVFHCSAGKDRTGWAAAIVQRILGVSPDDVMADYLLTNEYSAAVIEAIAERATTERGAAIGEAARALAGVFPEALTAAFDEADARYGGFDGYVRAGLGIDDVVIARLRAKLVA, from the coding sequence GTGCACAATTTCCGCGATGTGGCAGGTATGGACGGGTACACGGCCGAGGGCGGCCGGATGCGGCGCGGCCTGCTCTTCCGCTCCAGCGTGCTGGACGCCGATTCGATCGACCCGGACCGGCTGGCGCAGGCCGGCCTGGCGGACGTCTTCGACCTGCGGATGACGGTCGAGGTCACGCCCAAACCGGACGTCGTGCCCGACGGCGCGCGGTACGTGCGGCTGAACGTGATCGGCGACGACGTCGAGCTCGGTGCGCTGGATCCCAAGTCGCTCACCGATGCCGCGCACGCCAAGGAACTGCTCACGGACGTCTACCGGATGTTCGTGACGGAGGAGAACGCCCGGGCCCAGTTCTCCTCGCTCGTGCGGGCCGTCGCCGACGAGGACCGCGCCCAGGTCTTCCACTGCAGCGCGGGCAAGGATCGCACCGGCTGGGCGGCTGCGATCGTGCAGCGGATCCTCGGCGTCTCGCCCGACGACGTGATGGCCGACTACCTGCTCACCAACGAGTACTCGGCAGCCGTCATCGAGGCGATCGCCGAGCGCGCCACCACCGAGCGCGGTGCGGCGATCGGCGAGGCCGCGCGGGCGCTCGCCGGGGTCTTCCCCGAGGCGCTCACCGCCGCGTTCGATGAGGCCGATGCGCGCTACGGCGGCTTCGACGGGTACGTGCGCGCGGGGCTCGGCATCGACGACGTCGTCATCGCCCGACTGCGCGCCAAACTCGTCGCCTAG